The following proteins are co-located in the Meriones unguiculatus strain TT.TT164.6M chromosome 4, Bangor_MerUng_6.1, whole genome shotgun sequence genome:
- the Nkx2-4 gene encoding homeobox protein Nkx-2.4: protein MSLSPKHTTPFSVSDILSPIEETYKKFGGGGMDGAPPGLGAPLGASAYRAPPAGPSSQAAAVAGMQPPHAMAGHNAAAAAAAAAAAAAAAATYHMPPGVSQFPHGAMGGYCNGGLGNVGELPAYTDGMRGGAAAAAGGWYGANADPRYSSISRFMGPSAGVNVAGMGSLTGIADAAKSLAPLHAAAPRRKRRVLFSQAQVYELERRFKQQKYLSAPEREHLASMIHLTPTQVKIWFQNHRYKMKRQAKDKAAQQLQQEGGLGPPPPPPPPPPSPRRVAVPVLVKDGKPCQNGAGTPTPGQGGQQPQAPTPAPDLEELSPSPPALHGPGGGLAALDAATGDYGGGVLGTNLLYGRTW, encoded by the exons ATGTCGTTGAGCCCCAAGCACACGACGCCCTTCTCCGTGTCCGACATCCTGAGCCCCATCGAGGAGACCTACAAGAAGTTCGGCGGCGGCGGCATGGACGGCGCGCCTCCCGGCCTGGGGGCGCCCCTGGGGGCCTCCGCCTACCGCGCGCCGCCGGCCGGGCCCTCCTCGCAGGCGGCGGCCGTGGCGGGCATGCAGCCGCCCCACGCCATGGCCGGGCACaacgcggcggcggcggccgcggcggccgcggcggcggcggcggcggccgccaCCTACCACATGCCGCCCGGCGTCTCGCAGTTCCCGCACGGCGCCATGGGTGGCTACTGCAACGGCGGCCTGGGCAACGTGGGGGAGCTGCCCGCCTACACGGACGGCATGCGGGGCGGCGCGGCGGCCGCGGCCGGCGGCTGGTACGGCGCCAACGCGGACCCGCGCTACTCGTCAA TCTCCAGGTTCATGGGGCCGTCGGCGGGCGTGAACGTGGCCGGCATGGGTTCGCTGACCGGCATCGCGGACGCCGCCAAGTCGCTGGCGCCGCTGCACGCGGCCGCGCCGCGAAGGAAGCGCCGCGTGCTCTTCTCGCAGGCGCAGGTCTACGAGCTGGAGCGGCGCTTCAAGCAGCAGAAGTACCTGTCGGCGCCCGAGCGCGAGCACCTGGCCAGCATGATCCACCTGACGCCCACGCAGGTCAAGATCTGGTTCCAGAACCACCGCTACAAGATGAAGCGCCAGGCCAAGGACAAGGCGGCGCAGCAGCTGCAACAGGAGGGCGGCCTGgggcccccgccgccgccgccgccgccgccgccgtcgccGCGCCGCGTAGCGGTCCCGGTGCTGGTGAAGGACGGCAAGCCGTGCCAGAACGGCGCGGGCACCCCGACGCCCGGCCAGGGCGGCCAGCAGCCGCAGGCCCCGACGCCCGCGCCGGACCTGGAGGAACTGTCGCCCAGCCCGCCCGCGCTGCACGGTCCCGGGGGCGGCTTGGCGGCCCTGGACGCGGCCACCGGGGACTACGGCGGAGGTGTGCTGGGCACCAACCTGCTCTATGGCAGGACGTGGTGA